A window of the Gossypium hirsutum isolate 1008001.06 chromosome A05, Gossypium_hirsutum_v2.1, whole genome shotgun sequence genome harbors these coding sequences:
- the LOC107959628 gene encoding probable WRKY transcription factor 71, which translates to MSSNEKNDPQHNYDPFQGFNRSATFPFFDDNSPCIYNQSAATPPPAFDPSYMTFTDCLNGSNVIDYNSFSRAFDMSCSSSDVVSPMDDNTATDNSKKIPTCGDNNNNISENPSTPNSSVSSSSNEDEDSSKAKKGKQPKGCEDHGDDKSKKVNKATKKEKRQKEPRFAFLTKSEIDHLEDGYRWRKYGQKAVKNSPYPRSYYRCTSPKCGVKKRVERSFEDPSVVITTYEGKHNHHIPATLRGHAAGMFSPPIMSGSMGPTFPHEFVTHFLPSPSNNPAAHANSMHHQTQQQQQQQQQLQVRDYGLLQDLVSSFTRSQGP; encoded by the exons ATGTCTTCAAATGAAAAGAACGATCCACAACACAACTATGATCCTTTCCAAGGATTCAACCGATCCGCCACCTTCCCATTCTTTGACGACAACAGCCCTTGCATTTACAACCAATCTGCAGCCACTCCACCACCGGCCTTTGATCCTTCATATATGACCTTCACTGACTGCTTAAATGGCTCCAACGTCATCGACTACAACTCCTTCTCGAGAGCCTTCGACATGTCTTGTTCTTCATCTGATGTTGTCAGTCCCATGGATGACAATACGGCTACTGACAACTCCAAGAAAATCCCCACTTGTGgagataacaataataatatttctGAAAACCCATCAACCCCCAATTCCTCAGTGTCTTCTTCCTCTAACGAAGATGAAGATTCCAGCAAAGCCAAGAAAGGTAAACAGCCAAAAGGGTGTGAAGATCATGGAGATGACAAGTCAAAGAAAGT GAACAAAGCAACAAAAAAGGAGAAACGGCAAAAAGAGCCCAGGTTTGCATTCCTCACAAAGAGTGAGATTGATCATCTTGAAGATGGCTATAGATGGAGGAAGTACGGACAAAAGGCCGTCAAGAACAGCCCTTATCCAAG AAGTTACTACAGGTGCACAAGCCCAAAATGTGGTGTTAAGAAGCGAGTTGAGAGATCATTTGAGGACCCGTCGGTGGTTATCACAACATATGAAGGAAAGCATAACCATCACATTCCGGCAACTCTTCGAGGCCATGCTGCCGGGATGTTTTCCCCTCCGATCATGTCGGGATCGATGGGTCCGACCTTCCCTCATGAATTCGTAACCCATTTCCTTCCATCACCGAGCAATAATCCAGCAGCACACGCCAACTCCATGCATCATCAAAcccagcagcagcagcagcagcagcagcagcttcAAGTTCGTGATTATGGCTTATTACAAGACTTAGTTTCTTCCTTCACCCGTAGTCAGGGGCCATGA